The Cololabis saira isolate AMF1-May2022 chromosome 5, fColSai1.1, whole genome shotgun sequence genome segment GTCCGGCAGACGCTCACTGTTCGTAGGGAACATACATGTCAAGACAGTTTTGTCTtctctttatttcagttttcgaTTCACATCGACTGAGCAGGTCTTGAAATCATAAATATCCTGCACATTAAGTCTGTCATGTTTAGCTCAAGTGGGTCCTGGTCATTTCCTACGCTGATGATGACACCCTGCCGTCCGCGGCCGGTCCTGGACCCGTCCCTTCAGTCAGCCGGCAGCCGAACGTGTCCGAGAAGACGTCCAGCAGGAGGGGGACGGCCTCGTCCACGCTGACGTCTCTTTTTAACTCGCCGCTCAGAGACGTCACGCCTTTCCCTTCGATGCCGCACGGCACGATGTGGTGGAACCAGGACAGGTCCGTGTTGCAGTTCAGAGCAAACCCGTGAGACGTGACGTAGCGGCCGCAGTGGATccctgaggacagaacaaaaccAGAACAGAACCACGGTGACacaacatttcaccttttttctcgacatttcgacttttttctcgacatttcgacttttttctcgagattgtacttcaacattaatctcgacattttgccttttttctcaacatttcaccttttttctcgacattttgccttttttctcgacatttcgacttttctcgacgtttcgccttttttctcgacattttgacttttcaaaaaacaaatatgtctgcagtcttgtataagctttagaatgaaggcaaaatgttgagaaaaaaagtcaaaatgtcgagattaatgttgaagtgcaatcttgagaaaaaagttgaatgtggagaaaaaaggcgaaattaatcacttttccaactgttgctctgcttactgccccctatcggtcaccgtcGGTACGACACGCTCTCCTTGCGTACTACGCCAGCGacgttgcggttggtggtgcaGGAGAACGGACGTGAACGCAAGCTCAAACAGTATATCTGGGGCTTTAACTGTCACTATCTTGCCTGTTTATTTAATAGTTGCtcagggtttatgttcatgttctgggtctctggaaagcgcttagagacaacatttgttgtattagacgctatacaaataaaattgaattgaaatggcGCTGCCAGGCTCACTCatgggtatcactctcttctcatcacagCTGActgcggctcaacatctccccctagagttgctaatcagtaactacaacaacaatgaagtggtatcggagaatttttgcaaGTACGAGTAccgtatatgagagcagtattggccccaataccagtatcggtatcggtaTCAGCcctgataccagtatcggtatcggtaTCAGCcctgataccagtatcggtatcgggacatccctagtttCTACCGACATCACCGCTGGGTTTCGTACCGATGGCACAGATCTTGTTGTCTCCGACCCAGACGCCGGTGTGAGGAGACGTCGACGCCTCGACTCCAAACCTGCTGCAGAGAGAGATGACGGTCTGTTCCAGCTGACTGACGTACCAGCGGACGCTCTGGGGAGACAGAAAACACGTCAACACCTTCCGGCTGCTTCAGGACTCCGGGCGGGTTGTTCTGGGCGGGTCCAGACCTTCCTGAAACAGCCCAGGTCCAGGACCGGGTAGCAGACCAGCTGGCCCGGTCCATGGAAGGTGATGAGTCCCCCGCGGTTGCTCCGGTGGACGTCGGCCCCCAGCAGCCGGAGCCGGTCCAGGACGGGACCCGGGTACGGCTGGTTCCGGATCCCGGTGGTGTAGACGGGCGGGTGCTGGCAGAGCAGCAGGGCGTTGGCCGGGGCGTTGGCCGGAGCCTTGTCCGGAGCGTTGGCCGGACCCTTAGCCCGACCGGACCGGTGCCGGTCCACGTAGACCTGCTGCAGACGAAGGCCCTCCTGGTAGGAGACCAGGCCCAGCCGGACCACCTCCACCAGGGGCCGGCCGGCCCCCATCCAGGACCGTAAGAACCTGGAACCAGAGAGGGGGGGCCATGAGAACCTGCACCTCCATCCCTCCTGAAGACACCACTCAGACAGGAGACATATTGATATGTGTTTATTTGGGCTttcaaagttaacgcgttaacgcgttaacgtcctcttaacggcaacaatttttttaacgcacgattaacgcacaggataaacaaaaacacgcattatataatttctggcGGTCGACGGAACCATAGCTTGATGACACCCTGCCGTCCGTGGCTGGTCATTTCCTACGCTGATGACACCCTGCCATCCATGTACAATCATATCCTACGCTGATGACACCCTGCCATCCATGTACAATCATATCCTACGCTGATGACACCCTGCCATCCATGTACAATCATTTCCTACGCTGATGACACCCTGCCATCCATGTACAATCATTTCCTACGCTGATGACACCCTGCCATCCATGTACAATCATTTCCTAAGCTGATGACACCCTGCCATCGCGGCCGATCATTTTCTAGGCTGACACCCTGCTGTCAAAGTTAAAGTTAACGCGGTAATAACGCattaacttaacgtcctcttaacgctGAAAATTATTTGAACGCACGATTAACGCGcaggataagaaaaaaaaaaaaaaaaaatgcgcattatataatttctggcGGTCGACGGAACCATAGCTTGATGACACCCTGCCGATGGCCGGTCATTTCCTACGCTGATGACACCCTGCTATCCACGGCCGGTCATTTTCCTACGCTGATGACACCCTGCCATCCATGTACAATCATTTCCTAAGCTGATGACACCCTGCCATCCATGTACAATCATATCCTACGCTGATGACACCCTGCCATCCATGTACAATCATTTCCTACGCTGATGACACCCTGCCATCCATGTACAATCATTTCCTACGCTGATGACACCCTGCCATCCATGTACAATCATTTCCTAAGCTGATGACACCCTGCCATCGCGGCCGATCATTTTCTAGGCTGACACCCTGCTGTCAAAGTTAAAGTTAACGCGGTAATAACGCattaacttaacgtcctcttaacgctGAAAATTATTTGAACGCACGATTAAcgcgcaggataaaaaaaaaaaaaaaaaaaaaaacgcgcattatataatttctggcGCTCGACGGCACCGTAGCTCGAGGAAAAGTCTGGTGAACTGAgaaatggagaatgaaaagggacttttgaacggctagttcactttcaaaaagatgcagatggttTGCTGGACAAGTTATTTGCATgtggatttgaaatgaattaccatggaagtacgtcgagtctcaaataccacttaggagaaggggatattttttgagccttttattttcctccatatgacgttagacataattacatggaacatttaactgaccaatgcatttcttgtacaatgtttgtgatgcatgggtcattgttttacattgagctgcttaaaacaaCAAGGAATCTTAGGTTAGTCtatacaagtgtaaagttggggactacattgtgtttgtatttatgaaggaatgttacattcaggtcaaaagcttttttgtgTGGAAAGTTGATAAAAAAGCATAGTtgataaagcagcatatttgccctttctcatgttgttaacagtattcaaaaatttaaaaaataccttaaggtaatttGAACAGCAAAGAAATGTgtggacaacatgcgattaatctTGATTAAAAAAGTGAATCATTTGACAGCCCTGCTTTTTATACTTTAGACAGACTTGTAGTTTTCGaaactatttttatttgcatctgATTAATGTTTtgctgcatctgcatgtgtctgtatttaattacagtttagtgtttataacggcctcggttgaataaatatatgaataaaatttgCATGGAACATTGTTTTTCTGTAAAAGCTAtaagtttatggaacaatctgaaataaaatcaaaacattacatttaaaagaataataaaagccagtttgatgaagaaatatcatgataatggtTAAGTTAGGTGGCTttgcttttttctctctctctttttagcaccagtcatattttttttttctttgaatccaaaaagaatacgactatctgtgtttgacgacagctattttgtgttattttataactttgttgtagattttttgttgttgttcttttgtgggttttttttaaattacgtaatttgtaattttttttattattacattaatggaaatttgatttcttagaaaaatgggacagataaaataagagttgagatttgttgtaatcatattgaactgttttgtttttctttcaatgaatgaaataaagaataaaaatgaaaaaattaaatgcacatcgttgtgattgatcaggtccatttcagtgatgctgctATACgttgtaatctgattactttaatggtaaataatgtaatttcaatctttaatatctaaaatCCAGGTTTCATTTCCAAATTCAGtcaaatttaaatcagtaacatttactattcattacaCTACTTACTACTTACTTACTGCTCGGGACGGGAATCGAGCGAGGACTTTGTCAAGTAAACGAGAGTCGCAGAATCTGCCCGAGAATATGTCAGATTctagacaaactaacaaaccacaGAAATCCGGCACGTGCTTTTGGAACAAACGAGTATCTTTCAACACCAGAAGGCGTTTGCAGAGAATTCGGCTGTCagattttagtaaaataaacatttatatgACTAGAAATCGAGATTTTAGTTCCTACTCCGGACTGTCCTTCAGTATCCTGTGGCGGTCTGACGTCGCGCATGCGCATATAAATGCCGCTAAAACCACTTCTGTTATGTCGTCTTTCTCAATCAGACTGTTTTAATTTTACTATCTTTACCTGGGCCACTACTTTAACTGAGCCACTACTTCTCAGGTGTTCTCCTCCACCTGCAGCGCTCGTGTTTTCCTGGGCTGTGCTGTGAAACCATCCACTTCCGGGTTCC includes the following:
- the lipt2 gene encoding putative lipoyltransferase 2, mitochondrial — encoded protein: MGAGRPLVEVVRLGLVSYQEGLRLQQVYVDRHRSGRAKGPANAPDKAPANAPANALLLCQHPPVYTTGIRNQPYPGPVLDRLRLLGADVHRSNRGGLITFHGPGQLVCYPVLDLGCFRKSVRWYVSQLEQTVISLCSRFGVEASTSPHTGVWVGDNKICAIGIHCGRYVTSHGFALNCNTDLSWFHHIVPCGIEGKGVTSLSGELKRDVSVDEAVPLLLDVFSDTFGCRLTEGTGPGPAADGRVSSSA